One genomic region from Reichenbachiella ulvae encodes:
- the rpoC gene encoding DNA-directed RNA polymerase subunit beta', translating into MAFRKSKKLSSDFSRVTVSLASPESILESSHGEVTQPETINYRTYKPEMGGLFCERIFGPVKDWECHCGKYKRIRYKGIICDRCGVEVTEKKVRRERMGHIELVVPVAHIWYFKSLPNKIGYLLGIPTKKLDQIIYYERYLVIQPGVKEEDGISRHDFLTEDEYLDIMDKLPRENQMLDDDDPNKFIAKMGAEALEMSLSRIELDTLSYDLRHQAATDTSQQRKAEALKRLKVVEAFRDARTRIENRPEWMIIKMVPVIPPELRPLVPLDGGRFATSDLNDLYRRVIIRNNRLKRLIDIKAPEVILRNEKRMLQEAVDSLFDNSRKVNAVRSDGNRALKSLSDMLKGKQGRFRQNLLGKRVDYSGRSVIVVGPELKMHECGLPKGMAAELFKPFIIRKLIERGIVKTVKSAKKIVDRKDPVIWDILENVLKGHPVLLNRAPTLHRLGIQAFQPKLIEGKAIQLHPLACTAFNADFDGDQMAVHVPLGHEAILEASLLMLASHNILNPANGAPITVPSQDMVLGLYYVTKGRRSTKKEKVAGEGMTFYSSEEVIIAINEDKISKHAYIKVRTSVRNENGELENKIIETVAGRVLFNQYVPEEVGFVDELLSKKKLQQIISHVFKITGMARTAQFLDDIKHLGFQSAYKGGLSMGLGDINIPDEKDSLVAQAKEEVDAVWANYQMGLITDNERYNQVIDIWTRINSMLTGTLMKQLEEEDQGFNSIYMMMHSGARGSREQIRQLGGMRGLMAKPQKNLQGSVGEIIENPILSNFKEGLDVIEYFISTHGARKGLADTALKTADAGYLTRRLVDVAQDVVVNEDDCGTLRGLVVSALKDNEDVVEPLSERILGRVSVHDVYDPITDELLIPSGIEITEELANKADERAIEEVEIRSVLTCESKQGVCSKCYGRNLATGQMANIGEAVGVIAAQSIGEPGTQLTLRTFHVGGTASNIAVEATITAKFDGVTEFEELKSIKTTNGDGDEVNVVMARAGEIKIVDPETGKTLISNHVPYGAFLNVKNKKKVKKGDQLCSWDPYNAVILSEFDGKIEFEAIEEGITYKEESDEQTGHREKVIIDTKDKTKNPAIVVISGDDEKAYNIPVGAHLSVDLGDEVKGGQILAKIPRSMGKSRDITGGLPRVTELFEARNPSNPAVVSEIDGVVTYGGIKRGNREIFIESRDGVKKRYLVSLSKHILVQDNDFVRAGYALSDGATTPADILAIKGPTAVQEYLVNEIQEVYRLQGVKINDKHIETIVRQMMQKVIILDAGDTSFLPNQVVDKVKFMEENDSILDMKVVSDAGDSPNLKPGQIITSRQLRDENSSLRRKDMKLATVRSAEPAVSKPTLQGITQASLGTESFISAASFQETTKVLSEASIRGKRDSLQGLKENVIVGHLIPAGTGQRTFNKLIVGSQEEYDSLVSSKEEFASRSKEYQENE; encoded by the coding sequence ATGGCATTCAGAAAAAGCAAAAAGCTAAGCAGCGACTTCTCTAGAGTAACCGTCAGCTTGGCTTCTCCCGAATCTATTCTGGAAAGCTCACACGGTGAGGTTACACAGCCGGAAACCATCAATTATAGAACATACAAACCAGAAATGGGTGGTTTGTTCTGTGAGCGAATCTTTGGACCAGTAAAGGATTGGGAATGTCATTGTGGAAAATACAAGAGAATCAGATACAAAGGCATCATCTGTGATAGATGTGGTGTGGAAGTAACTGAGAAGAAAGTACGTAGAGAGCGTATGGGACATATCGAATTGGTAGTTCCTGTGGCTCACATCTGGTACTTCAAATCTCTACCAAATAAAATCGGTTACCTTTTAGGTATCCCAACTAAGAAATTGGATCAAATCATCTATTACGAGCGTTACTTGGTGATCCAGCCAGGCGTGAAGGAAGAAGATGGTATCAGCAGACACGACTTCTTGACTGAAGACGAGTATTTGGACATCATGGACAAGTTGCCAAGAGAGAACCAAATGCTGGATGATGATGATCCGAACAAATTCATCGCTAAGATGGGTGCTGAGGCATTAGAAATGTCTTTGTCAAGAATTGAACTTGACACGCTTTCTTACGATTTGAGACATCAGGCTGCTACTGATACTTCTCAGCAAAGAAAAGCAGAGGCTCTGAAGCGTCTGAAAGTTGTTGAGGCATTCAGAGATGCCAGAACCAGAATCGAGAATCGGCCAGAATGGATGATCATCAAGATGGTTCCAGTAATTCCACCGGAATTGAGACCATTGGTGCCATTGGATGGTGGTAGATTCGCTACCTCTGATTTAAACGATCTTTACAGACGTGTAATCATCAGAAACAACCGTTTGAAGCGTTTGATCGATATCAAAGCTCCAGAGGTAATCCTTAGAAATGAGAAAAGGATGCTTCAGGAAGCAGTCGATTCATTGTTCGATAACTCAAGAAAAGTAAATGCAGTAAGATCGGATGGAAACCGTGCGCTGAAGTCTTTGAGTGATATGCTTAAAGGTAAGCAAGGTCGTTTCCGTCAAAACTTGCTAGGTAAGCGTGTAGACTACTCTGGTCGTTCGGTTATCGTAGTAGGTCCTGAATTGAAGATGCACGAATGTGGTCTTCCTAAGGGGATGGCAGCTGAGCTTTTCAAGCCTTTTATCATCAGAAAACTGATCGAAAGAGGAATTGTTAAGACAGTAAAATCTGCAAAGAAAATAGTGGACAGAAAGGATCCTGTGATCTGGGATATTTTGGAAAATGTGTTGAAAGGCCATCCAGTGCTTCTCAACCGTGCTCCTACGCTTCACAGATTGGGTATCCAGGCTTTCCAACCAAAATTGATCGAAGGTAAGGCTATTCAACTTCACCCATTGGCATGTACGGCATTCAATGCCGATTTTGATGGTGACCAGATGGCGGTTCACGTTCCATTAGGACACGAGGCGATCCTGGAAGCTTCTCTTTTAATGTTGGCTTCTCACAATATTCTGAACCCGGCTAACGGAGCTCCTATTACTGTACCTTCTCAGGACATGGTATTGGGTCTTTACTACGTGACTAAGGGTAGAAGAAGTACTAAGAAAGAGAAAGTAGCTGGAGAAGGAATGACTTTCTACAGTTCTGAAGAGGTAATCATCGCGATCAACGAAGATAAAATTTCTAAGCACGCTTATATCAAAGTAAGAACCTCGGTTCGAAATGAAAATGGTGAGCTAGAAAATAAAATCATCGAAACTGTAGCTGGACGTGTATTGTTCAACCAATACGTACCAGAAGAGGTAGGTTTCGTAGACGAATTACTTTCTAAGAAGAAGCTTCAGCAAATTATTTCTCATGTGTTTAAAATCACGGGAATGGCAAGAACTGCTCAATTCCTGGATGATATCAAGCACTTAGGATTCCAATCTGCATACAAAGGTGGATTGTCAATGGGACTGGGTGATATCAACATTCCTGATGAGAAAGATAGTTTGGTAGCTCAAGCGAAAGAAGAAGTAGATGCAGTATGGGCCAATTATCAAATGGGTCTGATTACTGATAACGAAAGATATAACCAGGTAATTGATATCTGGACTCGTATCAACTCTATGTTGACGGGTACCTTGATGAAGCAACTGGAAGAAGAAGATCAAGGATTCAACTCGATCTACATGATGATGCACTCAGGTGCGAGGGGATCTAGAGAGCAGATCAGACAGCTTGGTGGTATGAGAGGTTTGATGGCGAAACCACAGAAAAACCTTCAAGGGTCTGTTGGGGAAATCATCGAAAACCCAATTCTGTCGAACTTTAAAGAAGGACTGGATGTAATTGAGTACTTTATTTCTACACACGGTGCTCGTAAAGGTCTTGCGGATACAGCCTTGAAAACTGCGGATGCGGGTTACTTGACTAGACGTTTGGTAGACGTAGCACAGGATGTGGTTGTAAACGAAGATGACTGTGGTACTTTGAGAGGATTGGTTGTTTCTGCATTGAAGGACAACGAAGATGTGGTTGAGCCATTGTCTGAAAGAATCCTGGGTAGAGTATCTGTACATGATGTTTACGATCCTATCACTGACGAGCTTTTGATTCCTTCTGGAATTGAAATCACTGAGGAGTTGGCTAACAAAGCGGACGAAAGAGCGATAGAGGAAGTTGAAATACGTTCAGTATTGACTTGTGAATCTAAGCAGGGTGTTTGTTCTAAATGTTATGGTAGAAACCTGGCAACTGGACAAATGGCAAACATCGGTGAAGCTGTAGGGGTAATTGCCGCTCAGTCGATTGGTGAGCCTGGTACTCAGCTTACATTGAGAACCTTCCACGTTGGGGGTACGGCATCTAACATCGCGGTAGAAGCTACTATCACTGCCAAGTTTGACGGTGTGACCGAATTCGAAGAATTGAAATCTATCAAAACTACGAACGGTGACGGTGACGAGGTGAATGTAGTAATGGCTCGTGCAGGTGAGATCAAAATTGTAGATCCTGAAACTGGAAAAACATTGATCAGCAACCACGTTCCTTACGGTGCATTCTTGAACGTTAAGAATAAGAAAAAGGTGAAAAAAGGAGATCAGCTTTGTAGCTGGGATCCATATAACGCGGTAATTCTTTCAGAATTTGATGGTAAGATTGAGTTCGAAGCGATCGAAGAAGGTATTACTTATAAAGAAGAGTCTGATGAGCAGACAGGTCACAGAGAGAAAGTAATTATCGATACCAAAGATAAAACTAAGAACCCTGCGATTGTTGTGATCAGTGGTGATGATGAGAAAGCTTACAACATCCCAGTAGGAGCTCACTTGTCAGTAGACTTAGGAGACGAGGTGAAAGGTGGTCAGATTTTGGCTAAGATTCCTCGTTCGATGGGTAAATCAAGAGATATTACCGGGGGTCTACCAAGAGTAACTGAGTTGTTCGAGGCTAGAAACCCATCTAACCCAGCTGTTGTTTCTGAAATCGATGGTGTGGTTACTTATGGCGGTATCAAGCGTGGTAACAGAGAGATCTTTATCGAGTCTAGAGATGGCGTGAAGAAAAGATACCTGGTATCTCTTTCTAAGCACATTCTTGTGCAGGACAATGACTTTGTAAGAGCAGGTTATGCACTATCTGATGGTGCTACTACTCCAGCTGATATTTTGGCTATCAAAGGACCTACTGCTGTTCAGGAGTACTTGGTGAACGAGATTCAGGAAGTATACCGACTACAAGGGGTGAAGATTAACGATAAGCACATCGAGACGATCGTTCGTCAGATGATGCAGAAGGTAATCATCCTGGATGCTGGTGATACGAGTTTCCTACCAAATCAGGTAGTAGACAAAGTGAAGTTCATGGAAGAGAACGATTCGATTTTGGATATGAAAGTAGTATCTGATGCGGGTGATTCTCCGAACTTGAAACCAGGACAGATCATCACTTCGAGACAACTGAGAGATGAGAACTCAAGCTTGAGACGTAAGGACATGAAGTTGGCAACTGTAAGAAGTGCAGAGCCAGCGGTATCTAAACCTACGCTTCAGGGTATTACGCAAGCATCTTTGGGTACTGAAAGCTTTATCTCAGCAGCTTCCTTCCAGGAAACTACTAAGGTATTGAGTGAAGCATCGATCAGAGGTAAGCGTGACTCACTACAAGGATTGAAAGAAAATGTAATCGTTGGACACTTGATCCCAGCGGGTACAGGACAGAGAACTTTCAATAAATTGATCGTGGGTTCTCAAGAAGAGTACGATTCGTTGGTAAGCTCTAAAGAAGAGTTTGCATCTAGATCTAAAGAGTATCAGGAAAATGAATAA
- the rplL gene encoding 50S ribosomal protein L7/L12 — protein sequence MADLKEFAEQLVNLTVKEVNELAEILKDEYGIEPAAAAAPVMVAGAAGGEAAAEEKSSFDVILKSPGGAKLAIVKLVKELTGLGLKEAKELVDGAPKAVKEGMAKEEAEGLKKQLEEAGAEVELK from the coding sequence ATGGCAGATTTAAAAGAATTCGCTGAGCAGTTGGTAAACTTGACTGTTAAGGAAGTAAATGAATTAGCTGAAATATTGAAAGATGAGTACGGAATTGAGCCAGCTGCTGCTGCTGCTCCTGTAATGGTAGCTGGTGCTGCTGGTGGAGAAGCTGCTGCTGAAGAGAAAAGCTCTTTCGACGTAATCTTGAAATCACCAGGAGGTGCTAAGTTGGCTATCGTTAAATTAGTTAAAGAATTGACTGGTCTTGGATTGAAAGAAGCTAAGGAATTAGTAGATGGCGCTCCAAAAGCAGTTAAAGAAGGAATGGCTAAAGAAGAAGCTGAAGGCCTGAAAAAGCAACTAGAAGAAGCTGGCGCTGAAGTAGAGCTTAAGTAA
- the rpsG gene encoding 30S ribosomal protein S7, translating into MRKSKPKKRYILPDPKFQDTLVSKFVNYLMVDGKKSIAYSIFYDAIDIVEEKTSENGLETWKKALNNIMPSVEVKSRRVGGATFQVPIEVRPSRKTSLGIKWMISYSRSRGEKTMKERLAGEIIAAAKGEGAAVKKKDDTHRMAEANKAFSHFRF; encoded by the coding sequence ATGAGAAAATCGAAACCAAAGAAGAGATATATTCTTCCCGATCCGAAGTTCCAGGACACTTTGGTATCAAAGTTTGTGAACTACCTGATGGTGGACGGAAAGAAGAGTATTGCTTATTCGATCTTTTATGATGCGATTGACATTGTAGAAGAAAAGACAAGTGAGAATGGTCTTGAAACTTGGAAAAAAGCGCTCAACAACATTATGCCATCTGTAGAGGTGAAAAGCAGAAGAGTAGGCGGTGCTACATTCCAGGTTCCTATTGAGGTGAGACCTTCGAGGAAAACGTCATTAGGAATCAAGTGGATGATTTCATACTCTCGATCAAGAGGCGAAAAAACAATGAAAGAGCGTTTGGCTGGTGAGATCATCGCTGCAGCAAAAGGCGAAGGAGCTGCTGTGAAGAAAAAAGATGATACGCACAGAATGGCCGAGGCGAATAAAGCATTTTCACATTTTAGATTTTAA
- the rpsL gene encoding 30S ribosomal protein S12 has translation MPTIQQLVRKGRKSMVSKSKSPALDACPQRRGVCTRVYTTTPKKPNSAMRKVARVRLTNGKEVNAYIPGEGHNLQEHSIVLIRGGRVKDLPGVRYHIIRGALDTAGVSGRLQRRSKYGAKKPKDKK, from the coding sequence ATGCCTACTATACAACAATTAGTTAGAAAGGGTAGAAAATCTATGGTTTCTAAATCCAAGTCTCCGGCTTTGGACGCATGTCCACAGAGACGCGGGGTTTGTACCAGGGTTTATACTACCACTCCAAAGAAGCCTAACTCAGCGATGAGAAAGGTAGCAAGGGTAAGATTAACCAACGGTAAAGAAGTGAACGCTTACATACCAGGTGAGGGTCACAATCTACAAGAGCACTCGATCGTATTGATCAGAGGCGGTAGAGTAAAGGATTTGCCAGGGGTTAGATACCATATTATTAGAGGTGCACTCGATACTGCAGGTGTAAGCGGCCGTTTACAGCGTAGATCTAAATATGGTGCGAAAAAGCCAAAAGATAAAAAGTAA
- a CDS encoding DUF3467 domain-containing protein, translated as MNKDDNKQEQKKGNQINIELSEEIAEGVYANLAMIAHSNSEFVVDFIRLMPGVPKAKVKSRVVITPEHAKRLQAALQENIVKYEQTFGPIKQVEDSPKFPMNFGGAVGEA; from the coding sequence ATGAATAAGGACGACAACAAACAAGAACAGAAAAAGGGCAACCAGATTAATATTGAATTGTCTGAAGAAATTGCAGAGGGCGTATATGCGAACCTGGCAATGATTGCACATTCGAATTCTGAGTTTGTTGTAGATTTTATTCGTTTGATGCCAGGAGTACCTAAAGCTAAGGTGAAATCTAGAGTGGTGATCACTCCAGAGCACGCCAAAAGATTGCAGGCGGCACTTCAGGAAAATATTGTGAAATACGAACAGACTTTTGGCCCTATCAAACAGGTAGAAGATTCACCGAAATTCCCAATGAATTTTGGAGGAGCTGTAGGAGAGGCTTAA
- the rplJ gene encoding 50S ribosomal protein L10: MTREEKAKVIEELSEKFKTTSNFYVTDASGLTVAEVNNFRRMCFENGVEYRVIKNTLIKKALETVDADLSSLNDEVLKGFSGVLFAQQDAASAPAKVIKKFKKEDKEQRPTLKGASIEYDLFIGEQHLNTLSELKSKDELIGEVIGLLQSPAKNVISSLQSGGQTLSGLLQTLSER, translated from the coding sequence ACTTTCGGAAAAGTTCAAGACTACTTCGAACTTCTACGTTACTGACGCGTCAGGATTGACTGTAGCGGAAGTTAACAATTTCAGAAGAATGTGCTTCGAAAACGGCGTAGAATACAGAGTTATTAAGAATACTCTGATCAAAAAAGCATTGGAAACAGTCGATGCTGATCTCTCTTCATTGAACGATGAAGTTTTGAAAGGCTTCTCAGGTGTGTTGTTTGCTCAACAAGATGCAGCAAGCGCACCAGCGAAGGTGATCAAAAAATTTAAAAAAGAAGACAAAGAGCAGAGACCAACACTTAAAGGGGCTTCCATCGAATACGATCTCTTTATTGGTGAGCAACACTTGAACACTCTTTCTGAGCTTAAGTCGAAAGACGAGCTTATTGGAGAGGTTATTGGATTGCTACAGTCTCCAGCCAAGAATGTTATTTCTTCGCTTCAGAGTGGAGGACAAACACTTTCAGGATTGTTACAAACTTTGTCTGAACGTTAA
- the rpoB gene encoding DNA-directed RNA polymerase subunit beta, with the protein MASNNKSERISFSSIKSVIDYPDFLKVQLQSFEDFFQLETPAEKRVQEGLFKVFSENFPISDSRENFVLEFIDYLVDPPKYNVDESIDRGLTYSVPLKAKLRLSCNDEDNDDFETIEQEVFLGNIPYMTAKGSFIINGAERVIVSQLHRSPGVFFAQSKHTNGTKLYSARIIPFKGSWIEFATDVNNVMYAYIDRKKKFPVTTLLRSIGYGSDKDILDLFGLSEEVEATKKALSKVVGRKLAARVLRTWTEDFVDEDTGEVVSIDRNEVILERDSMINEEDIDIIVDSGSKSIILHKKDVNITDYSIIYNTLQKDNSNSEKEAVEQIYRQLRNTEAPDEQTARDIINNLFFSDKRYDLGEVGRYRINRKLQLDETNESRVLTKVDIILIVKYLIGLINSKAVVDDIDHLSNRRVRTVGEQLYSQFGVGLSRMARTIKERMNVRDNEEFKPIDLINARTLSSVINSFFGTNQLSQFMDQTNPLAEVTHKRRMSALGPGGLSRERAGFEVRDVHYTHYGRLCTIETPEGPNIGLISSLCVHAKVNNMGFIETPYREVDKGIVNMSSDVKYLTAEEEDTYNIAQANAPLNDKGEFLNERVKARYEGDFPVVEPHELRYMDVAPNQIVSVAASMIPFLEHDDANRALMGSNMQRQAVPLLRPQAPIVGTGLEKRVALDSRSLILAEKSGVVTFVDAKKIVVKYDRTDEERLISFNEDETTYDLIKFRRTNQDTCINLKPIVYKGDKVEAGQPLCEGFATENGELALGRNLKVAYMPWQGYNFEDAIVISERVVRDDVFTSIHIDEYELEVRDTKRGEEELTSEIPNVSEEAVKNLDEHGIIRVGAEIKEGDILIGKITPKGETDPTPEEKLLRAIFGDKAGDVKDASLKASPSLRGVVIDTKLFSRPKKDKDLRARAKKEVEILKANYSKELKDLRNLIVEKLVTLLSGKTCQGIRHKFGEEIMSKGVKFNAKNIQENIFPERNIYRDESSYHVAEEVNLISDLVLDNWTTDEEINGMIYDLVKNYNKKRNDIGGIFKRERFTLEVGDELPAGIVQLAKVYIAKKRKLKVGDKMAGRHGNKGVVAKVVREEDMPFLEDGTPVDICLNPLGVPSRMNIGQIYETVLAWAGYKLGRKYATPIFDGATMEEVAAELKEAGLPEYGRSYLYDGLTGQRFDQPVTVGIAYMLKLGHLVDDKMHARSIGPYSLITQQPLGGKAQFGGQRFGEMEVWALEAFGAANVLQEILTIKSDDVIGRAKAYEAIVKGENMNKPNIPESFNVLVHELRGLALEITLD; encoded by the coding sequence TTGGCTAGTAACAATAAATCTGAAAGAATAAGTTTCTCTTCGATAAAATCAGTGATCGACTATCCTGATTTCTTGAAGGTTCAATTGCAGTCTTTTGAGGATTTTTTCCAGCTGGAAACTCCTGCTGAAAAAAGAGTTCAAGAAGGATTGTTCAAAGTATTTTCAGAAAACTTCCCAATATCGGATTCCCGAGAGAATTTTGTACTGGAGTTTATCGACTACTTGGTTGATCCGCCAAAGTACAACGTAGATGAGTCTATCGACAGAGGTTTGACTTACTCCGTTCCCTTGAAAGCGAAATTGCGTTTGTCTTGTAATGATGAGGACAACGATGATTTTGAAACTATAGAGCAGGAAGTGTTCTTGGGCAACATCCCATACATGACAGCTAAAGGTTCGTTCATTATCAATGGAGCCGAGCGAGTTATCGTTTCTCAGCTGCATAGATCTCCAGGTGTGTTCTTTGCCCAAAGTAAACATACCAATGGTACTAAACTTTATTCAGCAAGAATTATCCCATTTAAAGGGTCTTGGATAGAGTTTGCTACTGACGTGAACAACGTGATGTATGCGTACATCGACCGTAAAAAGAAATTCCCTGTAACCACGCTTCTAAGATCGATCGGTTACGGTTCGGATAAAGACATTTTAGATTTGTTTGGTCTATCTGAAGAGGTAGAAGCAACCAAAAAAGCACTTTCTAAGGTAGTAGGACGTAAGCTTGCTGCGAGAGTGTTGAGAACATGGACAGAAGATTTCGTGGATGAGGATACTGGAGAGGTAGTATCTATCGATAGAAACGAAGTGATTCTGGAAAGAGATTCTATGATCAATGAAGAAGATATCGACATCATCGTAGATTCTGGATCTAAATCCATCATCCTACACAAGAAGGATGTAAACATTACAGATTACTCTATCATTTACAATACGCTTCAAAAGGATAACTCTAACTCAGAGAAAGAAGCGGTAGAGCAAATCTATAGACAGCTTAGAAACACTGAAGCACCAGATGAGCAGACTGCAAGGGATATCATCAACAACTTGTTCTTCAGTGATAAGAGATATGATTTAGGAGAAGTAGGTAGATATAGAATCAACCGCAAACTTCAACTAGATGAAACAAATGAATCAAGAGTATTAACGAAAGTTGATATTATCTTGATCGTTAAGTATTTGATAGGTTTGATCAACTCTAAAGCAGTAGTTGATGATATTGATCACTTGAGTAACAGACGTGTTAGAACTGTAGGTGAGCAGTTGTATTCTCAGTTCGGCGTAGGTCTTTCTAGAATGGCTAGAACCATCAAAGAAAGAATGAACGTTCGTGACAATGAAGAGTTCAAGCCGATAGATTTGATTAATGCAAGAACGCTTTCTTCTGTGATCAACTCCTTCTTTGGTACTAACCAGCTGTCACAGTTCATGGATCAAACGAATCCATTGGCTGAGGTGACTCACAAACGTAGAATGTCAGCATTGGGACCAGGTGGTCTTTCGAGAGAGAGAGCTGGTTTCGAGGTTCGTGACGTTCACTACACCCACTACGGTCGTCTTTGTACTATTGAGACACCTGAAGGTCCGAACATTGGTCTGATTTCTTCACTTTGTGTTCACGCCAAAGTGAACAATATGGGATTCATCGAGACTCCATATAGAGAAGTTGATAAGGGAATTGTTAACATGTCTTCTGACGTTAAATATTTGACTGCAGAAGAAGAAGATACATACAACATCGCTCAGGCAAACGCACCATTGAATGACAAGGGTGAATTCCTGAACGAGAGAGTAAAAGCAAGATACGAAGGTGACTTCCCGGTAGTAGAGCCACATGAGCTTAGATACATGGACGTAGCGCCTAACCAAATTGTATCTGTAGCGGCATCTATGATTCCATTCCTTGAGCATGATGATGCGAACCGTGCTTTGATGGGATCGAACATGCAGCGCCAGGCGGTACCATTGTTGAGACCACAGGCTCCTATCGTAGGAACGGGTCTTGAGAAGAGAGTAGCGCTTGATTCACGTTCTTTGATTCTGGCAGAAAAATCAGGGGTAGTAACCTTTGTTGATGCTAAGAAAATCGTAGTGAAATACGACCGAACTGATGAGGAAAGGTTGATTTCTTTCAATGAGGATGAGACTACTTATGATCTGATCAAGTTCCGTAGAACGAACCAGGATACTTGTATCAACCTGAAGCCGATTGTTTACAAAGGCGATAAGGTAGAAGCGGGGCAGCCATTGTGTGAAGGTTTTGCTACTGAGAATGGTGAGTTGGCTTTGGGTAGAAACCTGAAAGTGGCTTACATGCCTTGGCAAGGATACAACTTCGAGGATGCGATTGTTATTTCTGAGAGAGTGGTTAGAGACGATGTGTTTACATCTATCCACATCGATGAGTACGAACTTGAAGTAAGAGATACTAAGAGAGGGGAGGAAGAATTGACTTCTGAGATTCCGAACGTAAGTGAGGAAGCAGTGAAGAACCTGGATGAGCATGGTATCATCCGCGTGGGTGCTGAAATCAAAGAAGGTGATATCCTGATCGGTAAAATCACTCCTAAGGGAGAAACTGATCCAACTCCTGAGGAGAAACTATTGAGAGCGATCTTTGGAGATAAAGCGGGTGATGTTAAGGATGCTTCTTTGAAAGCTTCACCATCATTGAGAGGGGTTGTTATTGATACTAAACTTTTTTCAAGACCTAAAAAGGACAAGGATCTAAGAGCAAGAGCTAAGAAAGAGGTAGAAATCCTAAAAGCAAATTACTCGAAAGAGTTGAAGGATTTGAGAAACCTTATCGTCGAGAAATTGGTGACTTTGCTTTCTGGAAAAACTTGTCAGGGTATCAGACATAAGTTTGGTGAGGAGATCATGTCGAAAGGTGTGAAATTCAATGCCAAGAATATTCAAGAGAATATCTTCCCAGAGAGGAATATATATAGAGATGAGAGTAGCTACCACGTAGCTGAAGAAGTAAACTTGATTTCTGATCTGGTTTTAGACAACTGGACGACAGATGAGGAGATCAATGGTATGATTTACGATCTTGTTAAGAACTATAACAAGAAAAGAAATGATATCGGTGGTATCTTTAAGAGAGAGAGATTTACTCTGGAAGTTGGAGATGAGTTGCCAGCAGGTATCGTACAATTGGCCAAAGTGTATATCGCTAAGAAGCGTAAGCTGAAAGTAGGTGATAAGATGGCGGGTCGTCACGGTAACAAAGGTGTGGTTGCAAAAGTGGTAAGAGAAGAGGATATGCCATTCCTGGAAGATGGAACTCCGGTAGATATCTGTTTGAACCCACTTGGTGTACCTTCAAGGATGAACATCGGTCAGATCTACGAGACTGTATTGGCATGGGCTGGATACAAGTTGGGTAGAAAGTACGCGACTCCTATCTTCGATGGAGCAACTATGGAAGAAGTAGCGGCTGAATTGAAAGAAGCTGGATTGCCAGAATATGGACGTTCTTACTTGTACGATGGATTGACAGGTCAGCGATTTGACCAGCCAGTTACTGTAGGTATTGCTTACATGCTGAAACTGGGTCACTTGGTAGACGATAAGATGCACGCGAGATCTATCGGACCATACTCGTTGATTACGCAACAGCCATTGGGTGGTAAAGCCCAGTTTGGTGGTCAGCGTTTTGGTGAGATGGAGGTTTGGGCTCTGGAGGCATTCGGTGCAGCCAACGTGCTTCAGGAAATCCTTACTATCAAATCTGATGATGTCATTGGTAGAGCAAAAGCTTACGAGGCGATTGTTAAAGGTGAAAACATGAACAAGCCAAATATTCCAGAATCATTCAACGTATTGGTTCACGAATTGAGAGGACTTGCACTTGAAATCACTTTGGACTAA